One window of the Fibrobacter sp. UWB4 genome contains the following:
- the rpsJ gene encoding 30S ribosomal protein S10 — translation MAGERIRIRLKSFDHRMIDRSAQDIVNTAKNTGARIAGPIPLPTKIQKYTVLRSPHIDKTSREQFESRTHKRLIDILDATPQTVDSLMKLDLPAGVEVEIKV, via the coding sequence ATGGCTGGTGAACGCATCCGTATTCGCTTGAAGAGCTTCGATCATCGTATGATCGACCGCTCTGCTCAAGATATCGTGAATACAGCTAAGAACACTGGGGCTCGTATTGCAGGCCCCATCCCTCTCCCGACGAAGATCCAGAAGTATACGGTGCTCCGCTCTCCGCATATTGACAAGACTTCTCGTGAACAGTTCGAATCCCGTACGCACAAGCGTCTTATCGACATCCTTGATGCTACGCCGCAAACTGTAGATTCCCTCATGAAACTTGACTTGCCGGCAGGCGTTGAAGTCGAAATTAAGGTCTAA
- the rplC gene encoding 50S ribosomal protein L3 translates to MNGILAKKLGMTQVFTEQGECVPVTVLEAGPCVVVCHKTEEKDGYTAVQIGFGLKKEQRANKAEVGHFKKADVAVREHLAEFDVADLESWPVGKEFGAADFADAKTVNVSGISKGHGFSGTIKRHGFHSGPRSHGTHNMREPGGTSAHSYPGRVFPGKRMAGQYGNKKVTVKHLQVVKVDGDRNLIFVRGAVPGPKNSIIVVRKD, encoded by the coding sequence ATGAACGGTATTCTCGCAAAGAAATTGGGAATGACCCAAGTGTTCACGGAACAGGGCGAATGCGTCCCTGTCACGGTTCTCGAAGCCGGTCCGTGCGTGGTCGTTTGCCATAAGACAGAAGAGAAGGACGGCTACACTGCTGTCCAGATCGGCTTTGGTCTCAAGAAGGAACAGCGCGCCAATAAGGCAGAAGTCGGCCATTTCAAGAAGGCTGACGTGGCTGTTCGTGAACACCTCGCTGAATTTGATGTCGCTGATCTCGAATCCTGGCCGGTTGGCAAGGAATTCGGCGCAGCCGACTTCGCTGATGCAAAGACTGTGAACGTCTCTGGCATCTCCAAGGGTCATGGTTTCTCTGGCACTATCAAGCGCCACGGTTTCCATAGCGGTCCTCGTTCCCATGGTACGCACAATATGCGCGAACCGGGTGGTACGTCCGCTCACTCCTATCCGGGTCGTGTTTTCCCGGGTAAGCGTATGGCTGGTCAATACGGCAACAAGAAAGTGACCGTGAAGCACCTCCAGGTCGTCAAAGTTGATGGCGACCGCAACCTGATCTTCGTCCGTGGCGCTGTCCCGGGCCCGAAGAACAGCATCATCGTGGTGAGGAAAGACTAA
- the rplD gene encoding 50S ribosomal protein L4, translated as MASAKLFAATGDFKNDIQLPALFDQEVNKVCMYLHIKAILNNNRQGTAQTKSKGEVSGGGQKPWKQKGTGRARSGQNTSAVWVRGAKAHGPKSHDYFEKVNKKVKKIAFYSALANKASEGKVSVFEALSFSAPKTKDLLSVLAKSGIEQRNVLFIVSEKDQNLYLSSNNIPWCRCARVADVNTYDVVRANNVVISQAALAELEGGR; from the coding sequence ATGGCTAGTGCAAAGCTTTTCGCCGCTACTGGCGATTTTAAGAATGATATCCAGCTCCCGGCTCTCTTCGACCAGGAAGTCAACAAGGTCTGCATGTACCTCCACATCAAGGCTATCCTGAACAACAACCGTCAGGGTACTGCTCAGACTAAGTCCAAGGGCGAAGTCAGTGGCGGTGGCCAGAAGCCGTGGAAGCAGAAGGGTACCGGCCGCGCTCGTTCCGGTCAGAACACCTCTGCAGTTTGGGTTCGTGGTGCTAAGGCACACGGTCCGAAGTCTCATGACTACTTCGAAAAGGTGAACAAGAAGGTCAAGAAGATCGCTTTCTACTCCGCTCTCGCCAACAAGGCTAGCGAAGGTAAGGTCTCCGTGTTCGAAGCTCTCAGCTTCAGCGCTCCGAAGACTAAGGATCTCCTCTCTGTTCTCGCCAAGTCCGGCATCGAACAGCGCAACGTTCTCTTCATCGTTAGCGAAAAGGATCAGAACCTCTATCTTTCCTCTAACAACATTCCTTGGTGCCGCTGCGCTCGCGTAGCTGACGTCAACACTTACGATGTTGTTCGTGCAAATAACGTTGTCATCTCTCAGGCTGCTCTCGCAGAACTTGAAGGAGGCCGCTAA
- the rplW gene encoding 50S ribosomal protein L23, which translates to MKEIREILVAPHVTEETMKNMVNPRTNVHKYVFKVAMDASKEDIKAAIEKRFDVKVAKVNTLINRGKIKRVRMVAGKKPNWKKAYITLKAGQKIAEFEGV; encoded by the coding sequence ATGAAAGAAATTCGCGAAATCCTCGTTGCTCCGCACGTTACCGAAGAAACCATGAAGAACATGGTCAATCCGCGTACGAACGTGCACAAGTACGTGTTCAAGGTCGCCATGGACGCTTCTAAGGAAGACATCAAGGCCGCTATCGAAAAGCGCTTTGACGTCAAGGTCGCTAAGGTCAACACTTTGATCAACCGCGGCAAGATCAAGCGCGTCCGCATGGTCGCTGGCAAGAAACCGAACTGGAAGAAGGCCTACATCACATTGAAGGCCGGGCAAAAGATTGCCGAGTTTGAAGGAGTATAA